In the Deferribacter desulfuricans SSM1 genome, TTTTTTAATTTTTGGGTTAACTCATATTTTGTATAATCTTTTTTAGCTAATAAATTAAAAATATACTTTTCAGGTGTGCTACTCCTCTTTTTCATTACTATCATCCCAATCTAATCCGGTATCACTGGTAAAACCCTTTACTTTGAGCTTGAAATCATCTGGTCTTTTAGCTCTTCTGATTGCTTCATCAAATGTGATTAATCCTTTACTATATAGATCAAACAGTGATTGGTCGAAGGATTGAGAACCGTAAACATCGCGCCCTTTTTCAATATAATCATTTATAAGATGGGTTTTTTCCTTATCTATAATGCATTCTCTGATTGTTGGTGTGTTTATAAGAACTTCAACAGCAGGGACTCTACCTTTTCCATCAGCTCTTGGAATAAGCCTCATTGAAATTACAGCTTTCAAAATTGAAGCAAGTTGCATTCTAACCTGCCTTTGATGATAAGGGGGGAATACCGAGATTATCCTGTTTATTGTTTCTGGAGCATCTATGGTATGTAGAGTTGACATAACGAGATGGCCTGTTTCTGCAGCTAATATTGATGTTTCTATAGTTTCTAAGTCTCTCATTTCACCCACAAGTATAACATCGGGGTCCTGTCTTAAAGACCTTTTTAATGCTTCATAGAAAGAAGTGGTATCTGTCCCCACTTCTCTTTGTGAAATAAGAGCTTTTACATCTTTGTGTAAAAATTCTATGGGGTCTTCAATTGTTATGATATTTACACTTTTATGTTCGTTTATATGCTTAATCATTGCAGCTAGAGTTGTAGATTTACCACTACCAGTTGTCCCTGTAACAAGTACCAACCCTCTATCTTCTAATGCTATTTTTTTGATCACTTCTGGCAAATTTAACTCTTCAATATTAGGTATTTCCACAGGTATGGATCTCATGACTATACTTACAGATCCTCTTTGGATGTAAGCATTTACCCTAAATCTACCTAGCCCTTTAGCACTATAAGAGAAATCTGCTTCGTGGGTTTCTTTAAATTTTGCTTTAATCTGATTTGGCATAATTGCTGCAACAGTTTTCAATGTATCTTCAGGTGTTAATTTGTTAAATTCAGGTTGGGGCATTAATTCACCGTCAATTCTAAAAACAGGTGGTTTACCCGGTTTAAAATGAATATCTGAAGCGCGTTTTTGTATAGCTTTTTTCAAAACCTCATTTAAAGGGATCATGATTTATTCTCTCCAGATATGTTTTCTGCTAACCCATATTTTGATCTGATTTTTTCTTCTATCTCTTGAGCTATTTCAGGATGTTCTTTTAGATAGCTCCTTGCATTTTCTTTACCTTGTCCGAGCCTTATATCCCCATAGCTAAACCAAGCACCTGCTTTGTTTATTAACCCTTCTTTTATCCCCATATCAATTAGTACGCCTTCTTTAGAGATCCCTTCTCCAAATAATATATCAAATTCTGCTTGCTTAAATGGTGGAGCCACTTTATTTTTTACTACTTTGCAGATAACCTGATTACCTACAACCTGATCTTTATCTTTCAATGAAGATGTCCTTCTAATTTCTATTCTAATTGTAGCATAAAATTTTAAAGCATTTCCACCTGTTGTGGTTTCTGGATTGCCAAACATTACTCCTATTTTTTGTCTTGTTTGGTTTATAAATATCAGAGCAGTTTTTGATTTATTAACAATAGCAGTTAATTTTCTAAGTGCCTGACTCATAAGTCTTGCCTGAAGGCCCATATGGGCATCACCCATATCCCCTTCAATTTCTGCTTTTGGAGTTAAAGCGGCCACAGAATCTACTACCACAACATCTACAGCTCCACTTC is a window encoding:
- the recA gene encoding recombinase RecA, which codes for MDENKKKALELAMSKIERDFGKGAVMRLGDKAIEKPPVIPTGALSLDIALGVGGIPRGRITEIYGSESSGKTTVALHVIAEAQKMGGVAAFIDAEHALDPVYAEAIGVNTDELLISQPDSGEAALEIAETLVRSGAVDVVVVDSVAALTPKAEIEGDMGDAHMGLQARLMSQALRKLTAIVNKSKTALIFINQTRQKIGVMFGNPETTTGGNALKFYATIRIEIRRTSSLKDKDQVVGNQVICKVVKNKVAPPFKQAEFDILFGEGISKEGVLIDMGIKEGLINKAGAWFSYGDIRLGQGKENARSYLKEHPEIAQEIEEKIRSKYGLAENISGENKS
- a CDS encoding type IV pilus twitching motility protein PilT, which produces MIPLNEVLKKAIQKRASDIHFKPGKPPVFRIDGELMPQPEFNKLTPEDTLKTVAAIMPNQIKAKFKETHEADFSYSAKGLGRFRVNAYIQRGSVSIVMRSIPVEIPNIEELNLPEVIKKIALEDRGLVLVTGTTGSGKSTTLAAMIKHINEHKSVNIITIEDPIEFLHKDVKALISQREVGTDTTSFYEALKRSLRQDPDVILVGEMRDLETIETSILAAETGHLVMSTLHTIDAPETINRIISVFPPYHQRQVRMQLASILKAVISMRLIPRADGKGRVPAVEVLINTPTIRECIIDKEKTHLINDYIEKGRDVYGSQSFDQSLFDLYSKGLITFDEAIRRAKRPDDFKLKVKGFTSDTGLDWDDSNEKEE